Proteins from a genomic interval of Streptomyces fodineus:
- a CDS encoding ROK family transcriptional regulator yields MTVSDAEEQHEQPWSRRRLRSTNERLLLDRLRALGAASRAQLARETGLSKPTVSSALASLETAGLVHEVGTHAPERGRTAVLYAPDPAAGYALGVDIGRGWLRVAVVDLDGTVVARADVRNRARASAALAGLVVGTARQAIAGSGVDPAAVVHGVVGTPGVYDEKQRRVRYAMHLPGWGRAGLVDRMREELGVPLEVHNDANLAALGEYTYGVGTGSRLFAYILIGTGLGMGVVSEGRLFTGAHGLAGEIGFLPWPGRQKPERLEDAVSGVAVVEAAREFGMSGQLTAKAVFDAARQGDPAALRAVELEGERIAHTVAAAAAVLDPDLVVLGGGVGHSVDLLLRPVQEHVRTLTPLRPRIAPSRLGEDAVLLGAVATALDTARDLVFERRTAGT; encoded by the coding sequence ATGACCGTCAGTGACGCCGAAGAGCAGCACGAACAGCCCTGGAGCCGCCGGCGGCTGCGCAGCACCAACGAGCGGCTTCTGCTGGACCGGCTGCGCGCCCTCGGCGCCGCCTCGCGTGCCCAACTGGCCCGGGAGACCGGGCTGTCCAAGCCGACGGTCTCCAGCGCGCTGGCCTCCCTGGAGACGGCCGGGCTGGTGCACGAGGTCGGCACCCACGCCCCGGAGCGCGGGCGCACCGCGGTGCTCTACGCCCCCGACCCGGCCGCCGGGTACGCGCTCGGCGTGGACATCGGCCGCGGCTGGCTGCGGGTGGCGGTGGTCGATCTGGACGGCACGGTCGTCGCCCGGGCCGACGTACGCAACCGGGCCCGCGCCTCCGCCGCGCTGGCCGGCCTGGTCGTGGGCACCGCCCGCCAGGCGATCGCGGGCTCGGGCGTGGACCCGGCCGCAGTGGTGCACGGGGTGGTCGGCACGCCCGGCGTCTACGACGAGAAACAGCGGCGGGTGCGGTACGCGATGCATCTGCCGGGCTGGGGGCGCGCCGGACTCGTCGACCGGATGCGCGAGGAGCTGGGGGTGCCGCTGGAGGTGCACAACGACGCCAACCTCGCCGCGCTCGGCGAGTACACCTACGGCGTCGGCACGGGCAGCCGGCTGTTCGCCTACATCCTGATCGGCACCGGACTCGGGATGGGCGTCGTGAGCGAGGGGCGGCTGTTCACGGGGGCACACGGGCTGGCCGGCGAGATCGGCTTCCTGCCCTGGCCGGGGCGGCAGAAGCCGGAGCGGCTGGAGGACGCGGTGTCCGGGGTGGCCGTGGTGGAGGCCGCCCGGGAGTTCGGGATGAGCGGGCAGCTGACGGCGAAGGCGGTCTTCGACGCGGCCCGGCAGGGCGATCCGGCGGCCCTGCGGGCGGTGGAGCTGGAGGGCGAGCGGATCGCGCACACGGTGGCGGCGGCCGCCGCCGTGCTCGACCCGGACCTGGTGGTGCTCGGCGGCGGCGTCGGCCACAGCGTCGACCTGCTGCTACGGCCCGTCCAGGAGCATGTGCGCACCCTCACCCCGCTGCGCCCGCGGATCGCGCCGAGCCGGCTCGGCGAGGACGCGGTGCTGCTCGGCGCGGTGGCCACGGCGCTGGACACGGCCCGGGACCTGGTCTTCGAGCGCAGGACGGCCGGAACCTGA
- a CDS encoding APC family permease produces MSGSPPPTGGFVRRVGLFQATAINMSQMCGIGPFVTIPLMVTAFGGPQAVIGFVAGAVLALCDGLVWAELGASMPGSGGSYVYLRQAFQYRTGRLMPFLFVWTAMLFIPLIMSTGVVGFIQYLGYLAPHLGQTAGDLIGLGIIALVVLLLWRGIEHIARITAVMWAVMIASVLLVIVAAATDFSPHLAFTYPSGAFDLTGNHFWLGFAAGLTIGIYDYLGYNTTAYMGAEIKDPGRTLPRSILLSILGIMVIYLLLQIGTLGVVDWRRMTDPHDIASTSVASAVLEKTWGKGAADTVTVLILVTAFASVFTGLLGGSRVPYDAARERVFFRPYEKLHPRHRFPMLGLATMGVITAVGFLIGRHTDLATLIQLLTTVMVIVQALAQIVALTVVRKRQPTLRRPYRMWLYPLPGIVAFIGWCVIYGYADKNSPGRHPIEWSLAWLALGCVAFAVWARLEKVWPFGAKEITEEYLAGTDPDVAPVG; encoded by the coding sequence ATGTCCGGTAGCCCGCCACCCACGGGTGGTTTCGTCCGCCGTGTCGGCCTGTTCCAGGCCACGGCCATCAACATGAGCCAGATGTGCGGCATCGGCCCGTTCGTCACGATCCCGCTGATGGTCACCGCGTTCGGCGGCCCGCAGGCGGTCATCGGCTTCGTCGCGGGCGCCGTCCTCGCGCTGTGCGACGGACTGGTCTGGGCCGAACTGGGCGCCTCCATGCCCGGATCCGGCGGCAGTTACGTCTATCTGCGCCAGGCATTCCAGTACCGCACGGGCCGGCTGATGCCGTTCCTGTTCGTGTGGACGGCCATGCTCTTCATCCCGCTGATCATGTCCACGGGCGTGGTCGGTTTCATCCAGTACCTGGGCTACCTCGCCCCGCACCTCGGGCAGACCGCCGGCGACCTGATCGGGCTCGGCATCATCGCCCTGGTCGTGCTCCTGCTCTGGCGCGGCATCGAGCACATCGCCCGGATCACCGCCGTGATGTGGGCCGTGATGATCGCCTCGGTGCTCCTGGTGATCGTCGCCGCCGCCACCGACTTCAGCCCGCACCTGGCCTTCACCTACCCCTCGGGCGCCTTCGACCTGACGGGCAACCACTTCTGGCTCGGCTTCGCCGCGGGCCTGACCATCGGCATCTACGACTACCTGGGCTACAACACCACCGCGTACATGGGCGCCGAGATCAAGGACCCCGGCCGCACGCTCCCGCGCTCGATCCTCCTCTCCATCCTCGGCATCATGGTGATCTACCTGCTGCTCCAGATCGGCACCCTCGGAGTGGTCGACTGGCGGCGTATGACCGACCCGCACGACATCGCCTCCACCTCGGTCGCCTCGGCGGTGCTGGAGAAGACCTGGGGCAAGGGCGCCGCCGACACGGTGACCGTGCTGATCCTGGTCACTGCCTTCGCCTCGGTCTTCACCGGCCTGCTCGGCGGCTCACGCGTCCCCTACGACGCCGCCCGCGAGCGCGTGTTCTTCCGCCCGTACGAGAAGCTGCACCCCAGACACCGGTTTCCGATGCTGGGCCTCGCGACCATGGGGGTGATCACCGCCGTCGGCTTCCTGATCGGCCGCCACACCGACCTTGCGACGTTGATCCAGCTGCTCACCACGGTCATGGTGATCGTCCAGGCGCTCGCCCAGATCGTGGCGCTGACCGTCGTGCGCAAACGGCAGCCGACGCTGCGCCGTCCGTACCGGATGTGGCTGTATCCGCTGCCCGGCATCGTCGCGTTCATCGGCTGGTGCGTGATCTACGGCTACGCCGACAAGAACTCCCCGGGCCGCCACCCCATCGAGTGGTCCCTGGCGTGGCTGGCCCTCGGCTGTGTGGCCTTCGCCGTCTGGGCGCGGCTGGAGAAGGTGTGGCCGTTCGGGGCGAAGGAGATCACCGAGGAGTACCTGGCGGGCACGGACCCCGACGTGGCACCCGTGGGATGA
- a CDS encoding ArsR/SmtB family transcription factor, producing MDKVFKALADDTRRRLLDRLHENNGQTLGELCERIAMTRQSVTQHLAVLEAANLISTVRRGREKLHYLNPVPLHEIQERWIDKFERPRLGALGALKRRAEEAMTDKPSFVYVTYIASTPEKVWEALTDADLTAAYWGHRNESDWRPGSRWAHVRTDGSGVADVVGKVVESRPPTRLVTTWAAPDEEGREDRHSRVTFEIRPYEDIVRLTVVHEDLNDEGERSDVAAGWPAVLSNLKSLLETGRTLPQEPWLVPGR from the coding sequence ATGGACAAGGTCTTCAAGGCGCTGGCCGACGACACGCGCAGGCGTCTGCTGGACCGGCTCCACGAGAACAACGGCCAGACCCTGGGCGAGCTGTGCGAGCGCATCGCCATGACGCGCCAGTCGGTCACCCAGCACCTGGCCGTCCTGGAGGCCGCCAACCTGATCAGCACGGTGCGGCGGGGGCGGGAAAAGCTGCACTACCTCAACCCCGTACCGCTCCACGAGATCCAGGAGCGGTGGATCGACAAGTTCGAGCGCCCGCGCCTGGGCGCGCTCGGTGCCCTGAAGCGACGAGCCGAGGAAGCCATGACCGACAAGCCGAGTTTTGTGTACGTCACCTACATCGCGAGCACGCCCGAGAAGGTCTGGGAGGCGCTCACCGACGCCGACCTGACGGCCGCCTACTGGGGCCACCGCAACGAGTCCGACTGGCGGCCCGGCTCCCGCTGGGCGCATGTGCGCACCGACGGCTCCGGCGTCGCCGACGTGGTCGGCAAGGTGGTGGAGAGCCGGCCGCCGACCCGGCTGGTGACCACCTGGGCCGCGCCCGACGAGGAGGGCCGGGAGGACCGGCACTCCCGCGTCACCTTCGAGATCCGGCCGTACGAGGACATCGTCCGGCTGACCGTCGTACACGAGGACCTCAATGACGAGGGTGAGCGCTCGGACGTGGCGGCGGGCTGGCCGGCCGTGCTGTCCAACCTCAAGTCGCTGCTGGAGACCGGCCGGACCCTGCCGCAGGAGCCCTGGCTGGTGCCGGGGCGCTGA
- a CDS encoding SPW repeat protein, with amino-acid sequence MANLHRGDISTHPDVSEMRARYARMLGGRDVALVDGPVFLLGLYCAASPWIVHYAASQPALMTHNLILGIAIGLLALGFTRAPERMYGLSWAMCAMGIWLIIAPWIVGSGPDKGVIINNVVIGAVALALGLLCAGTAAKSTSRP; translated from the coding sequence ATGGCCAACCTGCACAGAGGTGACATATCAACCCACCCCGATGTCTCCGAAATGCGGGCACGCTACGCCCGCATGCTCGGCGGTCGTGATGTGGCGCTCGTGGACGGCCCGGTCTTCCTGCTCGGGCTCTACTGCGCGGCATCTCCGTGGATCGTGCACTACGCGGCGAGCCAGCCCGCGCTCATGACCCACAACCTGATCCTGGGCATAGCGATAGGCCTGCTGGCACTGGGATTCACCCGGGCCCCCGAGCGGATGTACGGCCTCAGCTGGGCCATGTGCGCCATGGGCATCTGGCTGATCATCGCCCCCTGGATCGTGGGCAGCGGCCCGGACAAGGGCGTGATCATCAACAACGTCGTCATCGGCGCAGTGGCCCTCGCGCTCGGGCTGCTCTGTGCCGGTACGGCGGCGAAGAGCACCTCCAGGCCGTAG
- a CDS encoding HXXEE domain-containing protein: MKRESNKLTAAATWGLLAAWALHDTEEVVMVPRWVRTHVPELRERFPRVPETVWRRLESVDAREFGTAVAAMAVVLAAACADGHRTGGRSAVYQTALNAFGLHGLVHLTQAAAMRGYTPGSVTTPLVVLPFPLWARGRLRRSGVLRPTRPRDLAQGLAFAAVAAVGTHTLAQGVLRRR, from the coding sequence ATGAAACGGGAATCGAACAAGCTCACTGCGGCCGCCACTTGGGGCCTGCTGGCCGCGTGGGCCCTGCACGACACCGAGGAAGTGGTCATGGTGCCGCGCTGGGTACGAACCCATGTGCCCGAACTGCGCGAGCGGTTCCCCCGGGTGCCGGAGACGGTGTGGCGGCGGCTGGAGTCGGTGGACGCGCGGGAGTTCGGCACGGCGGTCGCCGCGATGGCGGTGGTGCTGGCCGCCGCGTGCGCCGACGGTCACCGCACCGGGGGCCGGTCCGCCGTCTACCAGACCGCGCTCAACGCCTTCGGCCTGCACGGCCTGGTCCATCTGACACAGGCGGCGGCCATGCGCGGCTACACCCCTGGCTCCGTGACCACGCCCCTCGTGGTTCTCCCGTTCCCCCTGTGGGCCCGCGGCCGGCTGCGCCGGTCAGGTGTCCTGCGCCCGACCCGGCCGAGGGACCTGGCCCAGGGCCTCGCCTTCGCCGCGGTGGCCGCCGTCGGTACCCACACGCTGGCCCAGGGCGTACTGCGCCGACGGTGA
- a CDS encoding acyl-CoA dehydrogenase family protein, whose translation MTATTAHPLLDRAHRLAADLLIPEAERVDQEGVPTSHIEAVKRSGLLGAGAPVAYGGSGAPPDVVRRIAEILAGACCSTWFVQTQHHTPVQVLTQSELPVRERLLGPLSRGELMSGVAYAHLRSYPRVPVRVRREGGGWRFDGTVPWYTGWGLNDVMLLAGVTDAGEALLAFAEARVQQGLRASEPMRLAALTAARTVSLELTGLWLPEESVALRMPYERLAPRDRARTLNANPAVFGVAEAALSLLAEDTAAPLRARLADARRRAYALADHPAPLERVAERLAARAEAYEVLRTATTAAVVAGGGRSMALTSRAQRLAREALFLLVQGQTAETRSAHLRALGAA comes from the coding sequence ATGACAGCCACCACCGCACATCCGCTCCTGGACCGCGCCCACCGGCTCGCCGCGGACCTGCTGATCCCCGAGGCCGAGCGGGTCGACCAGGAGGGCGTGCCGACGAGCCACATCGAGGCGGTGAAACGGTCGGGGCTGCTCGGGGCGGGCGCTCCGGTCGCGTACGGCGGTTCGGGCGCGCCGCCGGACGTGGTCCGCCGGATCGCGGAGATCCTGGCCGGGGCGTGCTGTTCCACGTGGTTCGTGCAGACCCAGCACCACACGCCCGTGCAGGTCCTGACGCAGAGCGAACTCCCGGTACGCGAGCGGTTGTTGGGTCCGCTGTCGCGCGGTGAGCTGATGTCCGGGGTGGCGTACGCGCACCTGCGGTCGTATCCGCGCGTGCCGGTACGCGTCCGCCGGGAGGGCGGCGGCTGGCGGTTCGACGGGACCGTGCCCTGGTACACCGGGTGGGGCCTGAACGACGTGATGCTGCTCGCCGGGGTGACCGACGCGGGCGAGGCGCTGCTCGCGTTCGCCGAGGCGCGCGTCCAGCAGGGGCTGCGGGCCTCGGAACCGATGCGCCTCGCGGCGCTCACCGCCGCGCGCACGGTGTCGCTGGAGCTGACCGGACTGTGGCTGCCGGAGGAGTCGGTTGCCCTGCGGATGCCGTACGAGCGGTTGGCACCCCGGGACCGGGCCAGGACGCTGAACGCCAACCCGGCCGTCTTCGGCGTCGCGGAGGCCGCGCTCTCCCTGCTGGCCGAGGACACAGCCGCGCCGCTGCGCGCCCGCCTGGCCGACGCCCGCCGGCGCGCCTACGCACTGGCCGACCATCCGGCGCCGCTGGAGCGGGTCGCGGAGCGGCTGGCGGCGCGCGCGGAGGCGTACGAGGTGCTGCGGACGGCCACCACGGCGGCGGTGGTGGCCGGGGGCGGCCGGTCGATGGCCCTGACGAGCCGCGCCCAGCGCCTCGCCCGGGAGGCGCTGTTCTTGCTGGTGCAGGGGCAGACGGCCGAGACCCGGTCGGCACATCTGCGGGCGCTGGGAGCCGCTTGA
- a CDS encoding YciI family protein, with translation MKHYLLSVVQPTGVTPPAPDALAAIMRDVEAFNDELRAAGAWVFAGGLHGPETATVLRPKDGEVLVTDGPYAEGKEYLGGLCLIRAADLDEALEWGRKAALATTLPIEVRPFVDQH, from the coding sequence ATGAAGCACTACCTGCTCAGCGTGGTCCAGCCGACCGGCGTGACCCCGCCTGCCCCCGACGCGCTCGCCGCGATCATGCGCGACGTCGAGGCCTTCAACGACGAGCTGCGCGCCGCTGGGGCCTGGGTGTTCGCGGGCGGCCTGCACGGCCCGGAGACCGCCACCGTGCTGCGCCCCAAGGACGGCGAGGTGCTCGTCACCGACGGGCCCTACGCCGAGGGCAAGGAGTACCTGGGCGGGCTCTGCCTGATCAGGGCCGCCGACCTGGACGAGGCCCTGGAGTGGGGCCGCAAGGCCGCCCTCGCGACCACCCTGCCCATCGAGGTACGGCCCTTCGTGGACCAGCACTAG
- a CDS encoding metallophosphoesterase family protein, with product MTAYDDHQSPAPDGGAGDPPSEHGMSRRQLMRHAGWFGGAVVLTVAGGEVFSHVAGPRDTTARAAAAPGAALRFVQVSDSHIGFQGPANTDVVGSFTAAIDQVNGLGFRPDFVMHSGDLTHLSTTGQFDQVRHMMTGLRTDRVFTVPGEHDSIGDAGRAYRQIFGKGTLGDGWYSFDTHGVHFLALVNTLSLEKLGHLGTEQIDFVRKDLAGLPSDTPVVVFSHIPLFAMYPRWGWSTDDALKVIALLRRFSSVTCLNGHVHQLFTKTEGNITFHSATTTAYPLPKPGRAPTPTPQVVPARRLKDALGIRTVGFRRGDQQLAIKDERLA from the coding sequence ATGACCGCGTACGACGACCACCAGAGCCCGGCACCGGACGGCGGCGCCGGGGATCCCCCTTCTGAACACGGCATGTCCCGGCGCCAACTCATGCGGCACGCCGGATGGTTCGGAGGAGCCGTGGTGCTCACCGTGGCCGGCGGAGAGGTGTTCAGCCATGTCGCCGGCCCGCGGGACACCACCGCCCGGGCCGCCGCGGCACCGGGCGCCGCACTGCGGTTCGTGCAGGTCTCCGACAGTCATATCGGCTTCCAGGGCCCGGCCAACACGGACGTGGTCGGCTCGTTCACCGCAGCGATCGACCAGGTCAACGGGCTCGGGTTCCGGCCCGACTTCGTCATGCACAGCGGCGACCTGACGCACCTGTCCACGACGGGACAGTTCGACCAGGTCAGGCACATGATGACCGGGCTGCGGACGGATCGTGTCTTCACCGTGCCGGGCGAGCACGACTCCATCGGCGACGCGGGCCGCGCCTACCGGCAGATCTTCGGCAAGGGCACGCTCGGCGACGGCTGGTACAGCTTCGACACCCACGGTGTGCACTTCCTCGCCCTGGTCAACACCCTGAGCCTGGAGAAGCTCGGTCACCTCGGCACCGAGCAGATCGACTTCGTCCGCAAGGACCTCGCGGGCCTGCCGTCGGACACCCCCGTCGTGGTCTTCAGCCACATCCCGCTCTTCGCCATGTACCCGCGGTGGGGCTGGAGCACGGACGACGCGCTGAAGGTGATCGCGCTCCTGCGCCGCTTCTCCTCGGTCACCTGCCTCAACGGACACGTCCACCAGCTGTTCACCAAGACGGAGGGCAACATCACCTTCCACTCCGCCACCACCACCGCCTACCCGCTGCCCAAGCCGGGGCGGGCACCCACCCCCACTCCCCAGGTCGTGCCCGCCCGCCGGCTGAAGGACGCGCTCGGCATCCGCACCGTGGGCTTCCGGCGGGGAGACCAGCAGCTGGCGATCAAGGACGAGCGGCTGGCATGA
- a CDS encoding cupredoxin domain-containing protein produces the protein MYVNLRPVGRRSRRTAGSAVATAAVLGLLSACGQSTRSSDTGSLTPGPGQHQLPGMPGTSATPDMTMPMSSPGRNTAAAPVSADAVAIKNFTFSPATLKVKAGTTVTWTNEDTDAHTVTSAGSDGPLHSPALATHGTYTYTFTKPGSYAYVCTIHPFMTGTVEVTS, from the coding sequence ATGTACGTCAACCTCCGCCCCGTGGGCCGCCGATCGCGCCGTACGGCCGGGTCGGCCGTCGCCACCGCCGCCGTACTGGGGCTCCTGAGCGCGTGCGGCCAGTCGACCCGCTCCTCGGACACCGGCTCCCTCACGCCCGGCCCGGGTCAGCATCAGCTCCCCGGGATGCCCGGCACCTCGGCGACACCCGACATGACCATGCCCATGAGCTCTCCGGGCAGGAACACGGCCGCCGCACCGGTGTCCGCGGACGCCGTGGCGATCAAGAACTTCACGTTCTCTCCGGCCACGCTGAAGGTCAAGGCGGGCACGACGGTGACCTGGACCAACGAGGACACCGATGCCCACACCGTCACCAGCGCCGGCTCGGACGGCCCGCTGCACTCGCCCGCCCTCGCCACGCACGGCACCTACACCTACACGTTCACCAAGCCCGGCAGCTACGCCTACGTCTGCACGATCCATCCGTTCATGACCGGCACCGTGGAGGTGACCTCATGA
- a CDS encoding sigma-70 family RNA polymerase sigma factor — translation MPWKTRKRGDAADPNRSGRRVSGNGTISTTDEELLRALYAEHAGPLFHYALRLTSGDRQWAEDVVQETLLRAWQHPAAFEPERGPARAWLCTVARRLVIDTHRARQARPAEVGGDALERAAERTPGEDRIEQALLSWAVADAIHTLSPDHRAVLLETYYRGRTVAEAAEVLGIPPGTVKSRTYYALHALRLALRERGIER, via the coding sequence ATGCCATGGAAGACCCGAAAACGTGGCGATGCGGCCGATCCGAATCGCTCCGGGCGCCGTGTCTCGGGTAACGGGACCATTTCGACCACGGACGAGGAACTGCTCCGGGCTCTGTATGCCGAGCACGCGGGCCCGCTGTTCCACTACGCACTGCGACTGACGTCAGGAGACCGGCAGTGGGCCGAGGATGTCGTGCAGGAGACGTTGCTGCGGGCCTGGCAGCACCCCGCCGCGTTCGAACCGGAACGCGGCCCGGCGCGCGCCTGGCTGTGCACGGTCGCCCGGCGCCTGGTCATCGACACGCACCGGGCCCGGCAGGCGAGACCGGCGGAGGTGGGGGGCGACGCCTTGGAGCGGGCCGCGGAGCGGACGCCGGGCGAGGACCGGATCGAGCAGGCGTTGCTGAGCTGGGCCGTCGCCGACGCGATCCACACCCTGTCCCCGGACCACCGCGCCGTACTGCTGGAGACGTACTACCGGGGCCGGACCGTGGCGGAGGCCGCCGAGGTGCTGGGCATCCCGCCGGGCACCGTCAAGTCGCGGACGTACTACGCCCTGCATGCCCTCCGGCTGGCTCTGCGGGAACGAGGCATCGAGCGATGA
- a CDS encoding zf-HC2 domain-containing protein: MNADHDVLRLALGGYVLGVLSPAETEQVRAHLAECEGCRSEHAELAGLPALLAMVTAAEAEGRPVPVGDEDPADRLVRRAAESAGGTPQAPPGTSTAPRAPEAGLLDRMLQQAAARRRRTWRRQLAGALATLALVAGAAVGGTWLAISASVTGQATRPAPVTQAPVRTFSGSDPTTGVTASVRVSPSAWGSVLQVSAHGAPAGITCRLQAVGPGGVRADAATWRAGAYPAGTTIPGAVPMSPAAIEHFEIVSGGGQKLVTIRA, from the coding sequence ATGAACGCGGACCACGACGTCCTCCGGCTGGCGCTCGGAGGGTATGTGCTGGGCGTGCTGTCCCCGGCGGAGACGGAACAGGTGCGTGCGCACCTCGCGGAATGCGAGGGGTGCAGGTCCGAACACGCCGAGCTGGCCGGACTTCCGGCGCTGCTCGCGATGGTCACCGCGGCGGAAGCCGAGGGCCGGCCCGTACCGGTCGGTGACGAGGATCCGGCCGATCGGCTGGTGCGGCGGGCGGCGGAGAGCGCCGGGGGCACACCTCAGGCGCCGCCCGGCACGTCCACGGCGCCTCGGGCTCCCGAGGCGGGACTGCTCGACCGGATGCTTCAGCAGGCCGCTGCCAGGCGCCGCAGAACCTGGCGGCGGCAACTGGCCGGTGCGCTCGCCACGTTGGCGTTGGTCGCCGGGGCGGCGGTCGGCGGCACATGGCTGGCGATCAGCGCATCCGTGACCGGTCAGGCGACGCGGCCCGCACCGGTCACGCAGGCTCCGGTGCGCACCTTCTCCGGAAGCGACCCCACCACCGGCGTCACTGCTTCGGTCCGGGTCTCACCCTCGGCGTGGGGCAGTGTGCTGCAGGTCTCCGCCCACGGGGCGCCCGCGGGCATCACCTGCCGGCTGCAGGCGGTCGGACCCGGTGGGGTCAGGGCGGACGCCGCCACCTGGCGGGCGGGCGCGTATCCCGCCGGCACCACGATCCCCGGCGCGGTTCCGATGTCCCCGGCGGCCATCGAGCACTTCGAGATCGTCTCGGGCGGCGGCCAGAAGCTGGTCACGATCCGGGCGTGA
- a CDS encoding ATP-binding protein, with protein sequence MTDSARADTLPARSCHHQAMLTLPAQEAHVPAARHLAAELLECWRVPQSERDSAILIVDELAANAAQYGRERMTLLLVLDSGTLHIVVTDSGTAVERVHHDAAPDEHGRGTGIVDSLAQSTEIHQTRSGREVRACLRCPA encoded by the coding sequence GTGACCGATTCGGCCCGTGCCGACACCCTCCCCGCACGGTCCTGCCACCACCAGGCGATGCTCACCCTGCCCGCGCAGGAGGCGCATGTGCCCGCCGCCCGTCACCTCGCGGCGGAACTGCTGGAGTGCTGGCGCGTGCCCCAGAGCGAGCGGGACTCCGCCATCCTCATCGTCGACGAACTCGCCGCCAACGCCGCCCAGTACGGCCGCGAACGCATGACGCTGCTGCTCGTCCTCGACAGCGGCACCCTGCATATCGTGGTCACCGACTCCGGGACGGCGGTCGAGCGCGTCCACCACGACGCAGCCCCGGACGAGCACGGCCGCGGCACCGGGATCGTCGACTCCCTCGCACAGTCGACCGAGATCCACCAGACGCGCAGCGGGCGAGAGGTCCGCGCCTGTCTGCGGTGCCCGGCGTGA
- a CDS encoding RNA polymerase sigma factor, which yields MADTVDVEAVFRAEYGRAVSVLVRFLGDIDLAEEAVQDAFTTAVRAWPESGVPPSPAGWIITTARNRAIDRLRRESSRDARHAEAARLYAPHLFTPGPHAPDAPPEEGPVRDDRLRLIFTCCHPALALQARVALTLRLLGGLSTARIARAFLVPEPTLAQRLVRAKAKIRDAGIPYRVPRDADLPERLGGVLAVVYLIFNEGYTGDPALCAEALRLGRLLAALMPDEPEVTGLVALMLLTESRRSARQDADGVLVPLPEQDRTLWDRALIAEGQELVRRCLRRNQPGPYQIQAAINAVHSDAPTAAATDWHQIQRLYDQLMALAPSPVVALNRAVAVAETEGPARALDLVDALGLGRYHVLHAVRADLLRRLGRTAEAATEYGLAAELAGSEAERGYLERRGRDLGL from the coding sequence ATGGCGGACACCGTCGATGTCGAGGCCGTCTTCCGCGCCGAGTACGGGCGCGCGGTCTCCGTCCTCGTCCGCTTCCTCGGTGACATCGACCTCGCCGAGGAGGCGGTGCAGGACGCCTTCACCACGGCCGTCCGCGCCTGGCCGGAGTCCGGCGTGCCGCCGAGCCCGGCCGGGTGGATCATCACCACCGCCCGCAACCGGGCCATCGACCGGCTGCGCCGCGAGTCCTCCCGGGACGCCCGGCATGCCGAGGCGGCCCGGTTGTACGCGCCCCACCTGTTCACGCCCGGCCCGCACGCGCCCGACGCACCGCCCGAGGAGGGCCCCGTGCGCGACGACCGGCTCCGCCTGATCTTCACCTGCTGCCACCCCGCGCTCGCCCTCCAGGCCCGGGTCGCCCTCACCCTGCGCCTGCTCGGCGGCCTGAGCACCGCCCGGATCGCCCGCGCCTTCCTGGTGCCCGAACCGACCCTCGCGCAGCGGCTGGTGCGGGCCAAGGCCAAGATCCGCGACGCGGGCATCCCGTACCGGGTGCCCCGGGACGCCGATCTGCCCGAGCGGCTCGGCGGTGTCCTGGCCGTCGTCTACCTGATCTTCAACGAGGGTTACACCGGCGACCCCGCCCTGTGCGCGGAGGCGCTGCGCCTCGGCCGGCTGCTCGCCGCGCTGATGCCGGACGAACCCGAGGTCACCGGCCTGGTCGCGCTGATGCTGCTGACCGAGTCCCGGCGGTCGGCCCGGCAGGACGCGGACGGCGTCCTCGTACCGCTGCCCGAGCAGGACCGCACGCTCTGGGACCGCGCCCTGATCGCCGAGGGCCAGGAGCTGGTCCGCCGGTGTCTGCGCCGCAACCAGCCGGGGCCGTACCAGATCCAGGCCGCGATCAACGCCGTACACAGCGACGCCCCGACCGCCGCGGCCACCGACTGGCACCAGATCCAGCGCCTGTACGACCAGCTCATGGCCCTGGCCCCGTCCCCCGTCGTCGCCCTGAACCGTGCCGTCGCCGTGGCCGAGACCGAGGGACCGGCCAGGGCGCTCGACCTCGTCGACGCCCTCGGCCTCGGCCGCTATCACGTGCTGCATGCCGTCCGCGCCGACCTGCTGCGCCGCCTGGGCCGCACCGCCGAGGCGGCCACGGAGTACGGCTTGGCCGCCGAACTGGCCGGAAGCGAGGCCGAGCGGGGCTACCTGGAGCGGCGCGGGCGGGACCTCGGACTGTGA